A segment of the Manihot esculenta cultivar AM560-2 chromosome 13, M.esculenta_v8, whole genome shotgun sequence genome:
TTGTCTAGCAATAGCAAAAAAACAACTAGAAATTGTATAAAGTAATTTATGCACCCTTGTCAGCTTTTGCAGCTGTGGCTGCAGCTTGTCCCCGAAGACGACCAGTTCTTCTAGCAGCAATAAGACCAACCTTCTGTCCAGGAGGGGCATCACGGCGAACAGTACTAGCATGCCCAATATGCTGGTGATTACCACCACCATGGGGATGCTCCACAGGATTCATAGCAACACCACGAACCTTGGGCCAACAGTTCCTCTTCACTCTGTACTTGTGATATGCATTTCCTGCCTTCAACATAGGCTTCTCAGTCCTGCCTCCACCTGCAACTTGACCAACCATAGCTCGGCATCCACTTGGCACAATCTTCTTGGCACCAGAAGGAAGCTTGATCCTAGACAAATAAAATTGACAGGCACCAAAAGCCATTGCAGAACAACATGTCAAGTAAACTATAATTTCAGAGGCAACAAATCAAGACTAAAAGGATAGGTATGCacataatagaaaacaacagcATGCCTTTTCAATTGTAGCCACATCTTATGCATCAATAGTAGAGTTGACAAATTTCAGCATTTGTTAACTGGAGACCAATTTCTCTCTCTAGGCATGTTACTCACTGAACTAGACTTTGGCTACAATTACTAACATTGCCCATGCATTAATACACTTTTAATGAAGATGCTACAAGAGAAATgagtgtaatttttttttatgttttcattTACTTAAAAGTAAAACTAAATTTTTCCTAAAAATTAAACAGCATGACCAGCTGAAAATGCTTCGCAACTTTGCTGTCAGCTCAACATGACTGCTAATTGTAGATTGCAACTTTAGTTGTGAAGTTCCTGGCATTTCAGAAATCCAAATTACAGAttgatcaaataaaaatattaacaccAAAATGCAATTATGATACAGGAGAAAGATTTCCAACAGTGATATGGCTTCATAACCTATTGAAGGATACAAATGCTAGAGAACATCACCAACCATTCAATTGGGGTTCTATAGAGAAACTGTAATCCTCAAATATTATAGTAAGTAATTCACTTTGCAAGTAGACAAATCTCAAGACATAGAACACACCCATCCTACAAGACTAATATTATTAGAAGTGAAACGTGAAGAGATATATTTCCAGTCTTGCACAAAGCTTAATAACTTCTTCAAGTCCAAAGAATACATGCTAGCTAAGCTAACTTTCCAAAATATGGAGATAAGACCACCATAATTCTTGCGAACATTACAAGAAGAGAGGAAACTATCTATAGAATAGCAATCCAATAGCTACATCATCACTTACAAGAGacattaaaaatacaaatatttcCTGGTCACAGATAGCCAAGATCCATTGAGCTATAGTTAACTACATTTGCCATAAACATGCATCAGTTGCATCCACTTGTTTTGCTTCAAGTCCAAAACATGAGGCCTAAACTCAATAATAAGCATTACTATCTTAAATTGGCAACATTAGATTTTCGTATCTAATAAATTCAACATGAACCTAACCTTACAAAATCAACTCAAACAATATGAAACACACAAAATTGTAAATGAAATACAGACCAAAAAAGGTAAATTGTTCCCCAATTTGTGCCtcataaaagtataaaaaaattcattaattcatCAGATGAGATATAATCCGCCACAAATCACCCAAtacaaacagaaaattaaaatatatttataataacacATGAAGAAACcccaaaatattttaaaatcccGATATGacgctttaaaaaaaaaaagctcagtACCTGGTAGTTCCATTATCAGGGTTATGACTAATAACAATAGCATAATCCCCAGAACATCTAGCGAACACTCCTCTATCTCCCACATGATGCTCCACGTTACACACAACAGCTCCCTCAGGTATTGACCTCAAAGGCAAAACATTTCCCACCATCAAATTTGCCTTCTTTCCACAGTACACAAACTGACCAGTATACATCCCTTCAGCTGCAACGAAAAGTTCCTTCTGGTGCTTGTAGCGGAACGGGTGACGAAATGTGACGCGGGCAAGCGGTGCGCCGCGACCTGGATCGTGGATAATTTCGGTGACCACACCCTTCAGGTACCCATTGCGTTCTCCGAAGTCGAGAGAGCGGAATCGGGCAGGGCCTTTCCGGTGGTGGGTGTGGGACTTGAAGACGGAGCCTGCACCCTTACGTTGAGCACGGATCACACGACCCATTTGGCTATGGGGTTTGGGGTTTCTAGGGTTAGGGTTTTGAAGGGGGCACTGGCTGAGACAACAGAGAAGAATGGTTGCGATATTTTATAGCGATGGTTTCTGAAGGGGAGAATCCGGAATTACGTATTTAGCCTTTGTTGTTTTTCTTAGAAGGAAACCCTAATTGTATGTTTGGGCTTTCTTTGGGCTGCAGCTTTGCGGATACCGGAGCCTAGCCCTTAGTGTTATCTATACAAGAAGAAGCTGGCCTTGCAAACcatgatttaaataaattaattaattaaattaaaaaaagtgagatttatttttttagaattattccaggcatttgatttttttaaaaaaatcactattctctctctattttaaaatcatttgaTTTTAGAATCGAAtggtatttgattttaaaataccattatctctccattttaaaatcattccattaaaataacttttattttataaaatcgaaTTGTGTgttctttttttcaaaaaattattcatttacttattttaattacagaaattaaatagtataaatatttaagattataaaaaattaaataattatgtaattaaaattatagaaattaaataatacaaatattttagatggttaattatttttttaataaaattgatatggtcgaaataaaattatattgtgatTGATCAATTtgtaagagagagagaaaatgtAGAGGTTGACGTCTATGGCAACCAACCATTTCGACGGTCAAATCGGTAAATTAGATAATAAAGCGAGAGTAAGAATTGCCTACCTCTCTATCTGCTTGTAGGAATATaaagttaattatagtattttctaaaaatttggcAGGTGTTGGTGAATTGATAAGGATTCCACTAGTTGATTAATTGGGGATTCCAATGAGAATCTATTAGATTGTGCCTATTAACGATAACTGTATATGAAGGTTCGACATTTTTAAAAAGAGAGCGAGTTTTGATGAAGAAGCATGTGCAATGGTGTCCGGATCTTTCTTTTTATGGATAGGGTCATATATCAACTTATCAAACTCTTACCACATGGTTTTATCTTAT
Coding sequences within it:
- the LOC110607879 gene encoding 60S ribosomal protein L8 codes for the protein MGRVIRAQRKGAGSVFKSHTHHRKGPARFRSLDFGERNGYLKGVVTEIIHDPGRGAPLARVTFRHPFRYKHQKELFVAAEGMYTGQFVYCGKKANLMVGNVLPLRSIPEGAVVCNVEHHVGDRGVFARCSGDYAIVISHNPDNGTTRIKLPSGAKKIVPSGCRAMVGQVAGGGRTEKPMLKAGNAYHKYRVKRNCWPKVRGVAMNPVEHPHGGGNHQHIGHASTVRRDAPPGQKVGLIAARRTGRLRGQAAATAAKADKGA